The Campylobacter sp. RM10537 genome has a segment encoding these proteins:
- the leuS gene encoding leucine--tRNA ligase, protein MAYEARSIEKKWQEIWDKNNYFEPKDDFSLPKKYILSMFPYPSGRIHMGHVRNYSIGDAISRYYRKIGYNVLHPIGFDSFGMPAENAAIKHKVHPKSWTYENIDYMKNELFSLGFSFSKKRILATSDPLYTKFEQEFFIKMYEKGLIYTKEANVNWCEQDQTVLANEQVEDGKCWRCGHEVVQKKMPGYYVKITAYADELLRELKNLKDKWPNQVLTMQENWIGRSEGLEFKLILDEKSQEKSQASHIDVFTTRADTIYGVSYIALSVDHKIVQNLISHSHLESTVVEKIKHIQNQTPRERQSARKEGYFLDIYVLHPLTKEKIPVWVANFVLSDYGSGAVMAVPAHDERDFEFASKYKLEIKKVIECESKLPYTQKSGKLIESGQFNGVECNIARDEIINLFEKENIGKRTINFKIRDWGVSRQRYWGAPIPMIKCEKCGIVPQKIENLPIVLPEDIEITGEGNPLEKHPTWKECTCPKCGLKACKETDTLDTFFESSWYFARFASDEKTWQEKALDELSMKYWMNVDQYIGGIEHAILHLLYARFFQKALRDLGYLNNGEPFDRLLTQGMVLKDGAKMSKSKGNVVDPDEIIKKYGADTARLFILFAAPPAKELEWNDDALEGAYRFICKLYDKAQNVKKGKLSELKQENLTKEEKYARLKVYEALKKSEEVYTQTFAFNTLIASCMEALNALSVCKNQALEQEAFYIILNILEPIIPHICFELSEQLFECENFKILKLKEEVFIKDTLNLAVSVNGKKRAEIEISSSTNKDEILKIAKESVFKWIQDKNIIKEIYIEGKLVNLVIK, encoded by the coding sequence ATGGCTTATGAAGCAAGGAGTATAGAAAAAAAATGGCAAGAAATTTGGGATAAAAATAATTATTTTGAACCAAAAGATGATTTTTCTTTGCCTAAAAAATATATTTTATCAATGTTTCCTTATCCAAGTGGACGTATTCACATGGGACATGTAAGAAATTATAGTATAGGTGATGCTATATCAAGATATTATCGAAAAATAGGCTATAATGTTTTACATCCTATCGGTTTTGATAGTTTTGGTATGCCTGCTGAAAATGCTGCAATTAAGCATAAGGTACATCCAAAATCTTGGACTTATGAAAATATAGATTATATGAAAAATGAACTTTTTTCTTTAGGTTTTTCTTTTTCAAAAAAAAGAATTTTAGCAACCTCCGATCCACTTTATACAAAATTTGAACAAGAATTTTTTATCAAAATGTATGAAAAAGGTTTGATTTATACTAAAGAAGCTAATGTTAATTGGTGTGAGCAAGATCAAACAGTTTTAGCAAATGAACAAGTTGAAGATGGAAAGTGTTGGCGCTGTGGACATGAAGTTGTTCAAAAAAAGATGCCAGGGTATTATGTTAAAATTACGGCTTATGCAGATGAGCTTTTAAGAGAACTTAAAAATTTAAAAGATAAATGGCCTAATCAAGTATTAACAATGCAAGAAAATTGGATAGGTAGAAGCGAAGGTCTTGAATTTAAGCTTATTTTAGATGAAAAAAGCCAAGAAAAAAGCCAAGCAAGTCATATTGATGTTTTTACTACGCGTGCTGATACAATATATGGAGTAAGCTATATTGCTTTATCAGTTGATCATAAAATAGTCCAAAATCTTATTAGTCATTCTCATTTAGAATCTACTGTAGTTGAGAAAATCAAACATATTCAAAATCAAACTCCAAGAGAAAGACAAAGTGCACGAAAAGAAGGTTACTTTTTAGATATCTATGTATTGCATCCTTTAACAAAAGAAAAAATTCCTGTATGGGTTGCTAATTTTGTTTTATCTGATTATGGTAGTGGTGCGGTTATGGCTGTTCCTGCACACGATGAAAGAGATTTTGAATTTGCAAGTAAATATAAACTTGAGATTAAAAAAGTAATCGAATGTGAATCTAAACTTCCATATACTCAAAAATCAGGGAAACTTATAGAGAGTGGACAATTTAATGGAGTTGAATGCAATATTGCAAGGGATGAAATTATTAATTTATTTGAAAAAGAAAATATAGGAAAAAGAACAATTAATTTTAAAATTCGAGATTGGGGGGTTTCTCGTCAAAGATATTGGGGAGCTCCTATCCCTATGATTAAGTGTGAAAAATGTGGTATAGTTCCACAAAAAATAGAAAATCTTCCTATTGTTTTGCCAGAAGATATAGAAATTACAGGAGAAGGAAATCCTTTAGAAAAGCATCCAACATGGAAAGAATGTACATGTCCAAAATGTGGCCTTAAAGCTTGCAAAGAAACAGATACTCTGGATACTTTTTTTGAAAGTTCGTGGTATTTTGCACGTTTTGCAAGTGATGAAAAAACTTGGCAGGAAAAAGCTTTAGATGAATTAAGTATGAAATATTGGATGAATGTTGATCAATATATTGGTGGTATTGAGCATGCTATTTTGCATTTGCTTTATGCAAGATTTTTTCAAAAAGCTTTAAGAGATTTGGGATATTTAAATAATGGTGAACCTTTTGATAGACTTTTAACTCAAGGTATGGTTTTAAAAGATGGAGCTAAGATGTCGAAGTCTAAAGGAAATGTTGTAGATCCTGATGAGATTATTAAAAAATATGGAGCTGATACCGCAAGATTATTTATTTTATTTGCTGCACCACCTGCTAAAGAGTTAGAGTGGAATGATGATGCACTTGAGGGTGCTTATAGATTTATTTGTAAACTTTATGATAAGGCGCAAAATGTTAAAAAAGGAAAATTATCAGAACTTAAACAAGAAAATTTAACCAAAGAAGAAAAATATGCAAGATTAAAAGTTTATGAAGCATTAAAAAAATCCGAAGAGGTATATACTCAAACTTTTGCATTTAATACCTTAATCGCATCTTGCATGGAAGCTTTAAATGCGCTTTCAGTTTGCAAGAATCAAGCTTTAGAGCAAGAAGCTTTTTATATTATTTTAAATATTTTAGAGCCTATTATTCCTCATATATGTTTTGAATTAAGTGAGCAGCTTTTTGAATGTGAAAATTTTAAAATCTTAAAACTTAAGGAAGAAGTTTTTATAAAAGATACATTAAATTTAGCAGTAAGTGTTAATGGAAAAAAACGTGCAGAAATAGAAATTTCAAGCTCTACTAATAAAGATGAAATTTTGAAAATAGCTAAAGAGAGTGTTTTTAAATGGATACAAGATAAAAATATCATTAAAGAAATTTATATTGAAGGAAAATTGGTTAATTTGGTGATTAAATGA
- the lptE gene encoding LPS assembly lipoprotein LptE, giving the protein MKKIFISFIVLFFSACGYIPTSKIADNIFDEKVYVNVELNLQDPKNSIFVADTLKEMVISKLGRKLALKHEADDIINVKMNNLDFIPLIYDKNGYVVSYKARLNLEFYVIFKDGSNEHFNTSGSYNFDISPNSIISDSARYDAIRSASSEAFDEFISAIAIKGHKRVTQH; this is encoded by the coding sequence ATGAAGAAAATTTTTATTAGTTTTATAGTGTTATTTTTTTCAGCTTGTGGTTATATTCCGACTTCAAAAATAGCCGATAATATATTTGATGAGAAAGTTTATGTTAATGTAGAATTAAATCTTCAAGATCCTAAAAATAGTATTTTTGTGGCAGATACTCTTAAAGAAATGGTTATTTCTAAGCTTGGACGAAAGCTTGCTTTAAAGCACGAAGCTGATGATATTATTAATGTTAAAATGAATAATCTTGATTTTATTCCTTTAATTTATGATAAAAATGGTTATGTTGTAAGTTATAAAGCTAGGTTAAATTTGGAATTTTATGTAATTTTTAAAGATGGCTCTAACGAGCATTTTAATACAAGCGGTAGTTATAATTTTGATATTTCGCCAAATAGTATTATAAGTGATTCTGCTCGTTATGATGCTATTCGTTCAGCTTCAAGTGAAGCTTTTGATGAATTTATTTCAGCTATAGCTATTAAAGGGCATAAGCGTGTTACCCAACATTAA
- the secF gene encoding protein translocase subunit SecF, protein MQFFSKKKIYDFMRMRFSAISLSFILFFGSIYLLWDRGLQYGIDFSGGTLIQLKYDNEVAPIPQIRELLEKKGGFQSLSVTEFGNKDEVTIRFLGSNDNLSNDIGAYVSEILKDTGKFEVRRADVVGPKVGDELRNKGITAVIISLIAILIYLAVRFEWRFAMAAIISEIHDVIITLGAISLFKIDVNLDTLAAVLTVLGYSLNDTIIIFDRIREGIKTSKRTELSPIINESVSATLSRTILTSGLTLATVVILYFFGGEMIQGFSLALIVGIIAGTLSSIFVASPTLLWFKFNVLDFRNKELEKLKRKQEKERNRSMYEKGIV, encoded by the coding sequence ATGCAGTTTTTTAGCAAGAAAAAAATTTATGATTTTATGAGAATGCGATTTTCTGCAATTTCTCTTTCTTTTATTCTATTTTTTGGATCAATTTACTTGCTTTGGGATAGGGGATTGCAATATGGTATTGACTTTAGCGGAGGAACTTTAATCCAGCTTAAATATGATAATGAAGTTGCTCCTATACCTCAGATTCGTGAGCTTTTGGAAAAAAAGGGTGGTTTTCAAAGTTTATCTGTAACAGAATTTGGAAATAAAGATGAAGTAACAATACGTTTTTTAGGAAGTAATGATAATTTAAGTAATGATATTGGTGCTTATGTTAGTGAAATTTTAAAAGATACTGGAAAATTTGAGGTGCGTAGAGCTGATGTCGTAGGTCCAAAGGTTGGAGATGAGCTTAGAAATAAAGGAATTACAGCTGTTATTATCTCTTTAATTGCTATCTTGATTTATTTAGCGGTTCGCTTTGAATGGCGATTTGCTATGGCTGCAATTATTAGTGAAATACACGATGTTATTATCACTTTGGGTGCAATTTCTCTTTTTAAAATCGATGTTAATTTGGATACTTTGGCTGCAGTTTTAACGGTTCTTGGATATTCTTTAAATGATACAATTATTATTTTTGATAGAATAAGAGAGGGAATTAAGACAAGTAAAAGAACAGAGCTTTCGCCTATCATTAATGAAAGCGTATCAGCAACTTTATCAAGAACTATATTAACATCAGGCCTTACCTTAGCTACGGTAGTTATTTTATATTTTTTTGGTGGAGAAATGATACAAGGATTTTCCTTGGCTCTTATAGTAGGCATTATAGCAGGAACTTTAAGTTCTATTTTCGTAGCAAGCCCAACCTTACTTTGGTTTAAATTTAATGTGCTTGATTTTAGAAATAAAGAGCTTGAAAAACTCAAAAGAAAACAAGAAAAAGAGCGTAATCGTTCAATGTATGAAAAAGGAATAGTTTAA
- a CDS encoding Mur ligase family protein: MIQNKVSDFLAKKNLCYDRIDRFLMFRMYEKYKNQLLAKPIIQIIGTNGKGSTGRFLAQLLENIGYNVGHYTSPHIFDFKERFYKNKGIVCKEELEQTHEKLEKIFKEELNKLSYFEYATFLAAVLFRKCDYVIFEAGLGGEYDATSVFEKKMSIFTKIGFDHMQILGDSLEKIARTKLKVMSEKTLISSEQEEIVLKIAKKIANLKKVELIFSSKFEGKYKSLIQNYVQKYNLPLYLKHNLILALNAFEILASKEKIEPALAKLEKLSLKGRLEQLEPNLYIDVGHNVMAATALRDQFMGEKLILVYNSYQDKDVFKILKTLKPIIDTIKIYKYISIERKLMSDEIYNIANILGIKCEEFSFLEKQKKTLVFGSFALVENFLKEWSDKK, translated from the coding sequence ATGATACAGAATAAAGTGAGTGATTTTTTAGCAAAGAAAAATCTTTGCTATGATAGGATTGATCGTTTTTTAATGTTTAGAATGTATGAAAAATATAAAAATCAGCTTCTAGCAAAACCGATAATTCAAATCATTGGAACTAATGGTAAAGGAAGTACAGGACGTTTTTTAGCCCAACTTTTAGAGAATATAGGATATAATGTTGGGCATTATACTAGCCCCCATATATTTGATTTTAAAGAACGCTTTTATAAAAATAAAGGCATTGTTTGTAAAGAAGAGTTAGAGCAAACTCATGAAAAATTAGAAAAAATTTTTAAAGAAGAATTAAATAAACTAAGTTATTTTGAATATGCTACTTTTCTCGCGGCCGTGCTTTTTAGAAAGTGTGATTATGTAATATTTGAGGCTGGTTTAGGTGGAGAGTATGATGCAACTTCGGTTTTTGAAAAAAAAATGAGTATTTTTACAAAAATAGGCTTTGATCATATGCAAATTTTAGGTGATTCTTTAGAGAAAATTGCAAGAACTAAACTAAAAGTTATGTCAGAAAAAACTTTAATTTCATCAGAGCAAGAAGAAATTGTCTTAAAAATAGCAAAAAAAATTGCCAATTTAAAAAAAGTTGAACTTATTTTTTCTTCTAAATTTGAGGGGAAATATAAATCATTAATTCAAAACTATGTTCAAAAATATAATTTACCTCTATATTTAAAACATAATTTAATTTTAGCTTTAAATGCTTTTGAAATTTTAGCTTCTAAAGAAAAAATAGAACCGGCTTTAGCTAAATTAGAAAAATTAAGTCTTAAAGGACGGCTTGAACAATTAGAACCAAATTTATATATAGATGTTGGGCATAATGTAATGGCAGCAACTGCTTTACGCGATCAATTTATGGGTGAAAAATTAATTTTAGTTTATAATTCTTATCAGGATAAAGATGTTTTTAAAATTTTAAAAACATTAAAGCCTATTATTGATACAATTAAAATTTATAAATATATTAGCATAGAAAGAAAGTTAATGAGTGATGAAATTTATAATATAGCTAATATTTTAGGAATCAAATGTGAAGAATTTAGTTTTTTAGAAAAACAGAAAAAAACTTTAGTATTTGGTTCTTTTGCTTTGGTAGAAAATTTTTTAAAGGAATGGAGTGATAAAAAATAA